In the Flavobacteriales bacterium genome, TCGTCGTTGGGCGGACCGAAGGGCAGGCGGGTGCCGAAGACCAGGTTGAGGTGCACCTTGAAGGTGGGCCAGCGGGGCATCTCGTCCTGGAAGTAGAGGGCGAAGTTGACGCGCTGGTCGGTGGGCTTGGGGATGTAGCCCGGCTCGATGCGCGTGGAGTCCACCGCCACCTGGTCGAAGGTGTAGCCCGGGCGGATGGTGTCGCCGGCGGCGTTGAAGCGCAGGTAGTAGAAGTCGTCCAGCAGGTCCTCCTGCACGGTCATCACGCTCACGCCGGCCCACGACTCGATGCCGGGGATGAGCTCGCCGTTGAGCTTCAGGTCCAGGCCCATGGCGTAGGCCTTGGCGTTGTTGCGGCCGTAGTAGCGGATGCGCACGTTGTCCACCTCGTAGGGGATCACGTTGTCCATGAGCTTGTAATAGGCCTCGGTGGTGAGCTTGAAGGGGCGCTGGAAGATGCGCAGCTCGCGTTCCCAGCCCAGCAGGAAGTGGATGCTGCGCTGGGCGCGGATGTCGGGGTTGAGCTGGCCGTCGAAGCCTCGCAGCTCGCGGTAGAAGGGGGGCTGGTAGTAGAGGCCGGTGGCGAACCAGAAGCGGTGGCGGCGGTCCACGGTGTCGCCCTTGTGGGTCACGCGCGTCCATCCGGGGGCGTAGGTGGCGCGCAGGCGGGGGCTCACGACGGTCTCCTGGTTGTAGCTCCACCAGTTGGCGCGCAGGCCGGCGTTGAGGCCCCAGCTGCGACCGGGGAGGGTCTCCCAGGTCCACGCGTTCTGCACGTAGGCGCTGGCGCGGTAGCTCTCCAGCTCGGCGCGGCTCTTCAGCACGTAGCTCAGCTCCAGGTCCTCGCCGCTGCTCTGGGGGATGCTGTAGTCGGCCGAGTCCACCATGGTCCACTCGCTGAGGCGGTCGCTGATGGTCTCGCGGCGGCCGTCGATGCCCCATTGCAGGTAGCTCTTGCGCAGCTGCTTGTAGCCGCGGTGGGCCACGGTGATCACCTGGGCGCTGAGGTCGTTGCGGGCATGGTCGAGGTAGCCGCCCACGCCCAGGTTGCGCACCACCTCGCCGAACTGGTCGCTGCCGAGGTCGCGGTCCAGCTCATCCAGGAAGTACTGGCCCAGCACGTCGAAGGTCTCGGTCTCGCGGGTGTCGAAGGCGCTGACGGTGAACTTCAGCAGGGCGTCCTTGCCGGCCTTCCAGTTGAGGTTGAGGGCGCCGGACCAGGTGTCGAACTCGGTGCGCTCGCGGCCCTCGAAGAAGACGGTGAAGCGCAGGGCCTGGTTGAAGTTGCCGAACTCGGTCTGCCGGCTCTGGGGGATGAGGCGGTACTGGTTGCTGGAGTAGAGGCCGAGGAAGCCGAGCTCCACCTTGTCGCTGAGGTCGTAGGTCCAGTAGGATTGCAGGTCGAGGTAGCGGGGGTCGTACTCGCCGCGGGTGTCGAGGCTGCGCAGCAGGTAGGCGTTGGTGCGATAGCGGAAGCCGGTGATCTGGCGGAGGCGCTTCTTCAGCATGGCGCTCTCCAGGTGGATGGCGCCGCCCTGCAGGCTGGCCATGGCCGAGCCGGCGAAGCCCTTGGGGCGCTTGTAGGTGATGTCGAGCACGCTGCTGAGCTTGTCGCCGTAGCGGGCCTCGAAGCCGCCGGCGCTGAAGTGGATGCGCTCGATGAGGTCGGGGTTGGGGAAGCTCAGGCCCTCCTGCTGGCCCGCGCGCACCAGGAAGGGGCGGTACACCTCGATGCCGTTCACGTACACGAGGTTCTCGTCGAAGTTGCCGCCGCGCACGCTGTAGCCCGAGCTGAGCTCGTTGCGCATCACCACGCCCAGCTGACCGCTCAGCAGGGCCTCCACGCCACCCATGGGGCTGGGCATGAAGCGGGTGAGCTTCGCGTCGAGCACGGTGATGCCGGCGTCGCGCTCGCTGTCGCCGCTGCGCACGTCCACCTGGCCCAGGGTGTTCACCGGCAGTTCCACGTCCAGCCGCTGGCGCTCGCCGGCGCGCACGGTGATGCGGCGGTCCTGGGTGCTGCCCGCGAAGCTGAAGCGCAGCAGCAGCTCCACCCCGGCGGGCACCTTCAGCTCGTAGCGGCCGTCGTCGGTGGTGGTGGTGCCGCGGGCCATGCCCTCCACGAACACGTTGACGAAGGGGGGCCACGCGGCCGTCCGGCGTGCGCACGGTGCCGAAGAGGGTGCCGTCCTCCTGCGCGAGGGCGGGGAACAGGGCAAGCAGGAAAAGCGCGAGCAGGCCGGTGCGCAGCATGGGCGGCAAAGTAACGGTGCCGGTCCCAGCTTGGTATGCGGGTCAGCGGGCCTGGAGCGCGGCGCGCACGGCGGCCCGCAGGTCCGCTGCGGAGCGGTAGCCGCTGCTCACCGGCCGGGTGCTGCCCTTGTGCACGAGGAACACGGCCGGAAAGCCCTGCACACCGAGGTCGGCCGAGCGGCGCATGTCGGCCTCGAAGGCGAGCTTGGCGGCGGGGTCGGCCATGGCGCGGGCCAGCGCGCTGCCCTCCACGCCGTGGCGCGCGGCGAGGGTGGGATAGAGGGCCTTGTCGTTGAGGTCAAGGCCATCGCGGAAGCAGGCGTGCTGCACCTCGTGTGCGAACGCGACGGTGCGCTCCGGGGCCAGGGTGCGGAAGGCGGCGATGGCCAGGCTGGGCGGCACGCTGCTGCTCCACCGTGTGCCGAGGCGCAGCTGCTCCTTGTACGGCTCGCCGATGCGCACACCGGTGTAGGACTCCAGACGGGGGATGGCGCCCAGGATGTAGCCGGCCATGTCGCCCATGGGGCCCTCGCGGTCGCCGGTGACCATGCCACCCAGCACCAGCTGCACGTCGATGCTGTCGGCCATCTGCGCCAGCACCGTGTCCAGCTCGTGGCCGAAGGCGTAGCACCAGCCGCACAAGGGGTCCATCACGTAGAGCAGCACGGGGCGTTCGTCGGGCATCGCGGTGGTGTCGGGTACCTCGTGCGGCCGGGCGGTGCACGGGAGACCGCACAGCAGGAGGGTGGTGGCGGCGAGGGTCGAGAGCGGGCTCATCCGGTGGCCAGGGCGGCGCGCACGTTCTCGAGGAGCTGATCGGGGCCGCCGTAGTGCTCCAGGAGCCGGATGCCCTTGGCGGCGCACAGGTCGCGCAGGGCCTGTCGAGGACCCTCCTCCACGCCGCCGCCGACGATCAGCAGGGCGGTGGGTCCCCCGTCCAAGCGCGCGCGCAATTGGTCGTCCTCCAAGAATCCCTCCGCCGCGTGACCGGCGCTGCGCAACTGGTGGTGCACCAGCGCCATGATGCTGGGGTTGCGGCCGAAGTAGACGATCGGGTCGCTCATGGCGTCGAAAGATAATGCGCGGTGGATAGCGGGTCATCGGCATGCCCCCCCCGACCGAAGCGGTTCCTGCGCCTATGGACCTGGCCCGGCCTGCACGGAACGGAGCGGAACCGGCCGAACGGCAGCGCATGTGAACGGGCGAAGGCCCCTTGCACGCTGGACCTTCCTGATGTTCACGCGCGCTTCCGGACCAGCTCGTCCGCCGTGATGCCGTCCTCCAGCCATGGCCCGATGCCGGGCCTGTCATCGATCGAGATGTCCTTGAAGGTGAGCATTTCCCTCAGGCGACCGCTGTCACCGGGCCGGAAGCCGGTCTCCCGGGCGAAGTCCTTCGGATTGTGGAAGGTGCCGAAGAGCATGTCCATCAGCGGCAGGTCGGTATAGTTGCCACTGTGCACCCCGCGTTCATGGTGGCGGCTGTGGCTCTCGGGGCGTTGCACGAGGTAGCCCAGCCAGTGCGGCGTGCGGATGTTGCTGTGCTGGAACACACCGAGGAAGGTGGTGATGTAGATGACGTACACGGTGGCCTGCGGATCGATACCCACGAGCAGCGTCAGGCAGAGCGAGTTCACCACGGTCCATCCCAAGGTGTCCATCGGGCTGAACCAGTAGGCGCCGAAGGTGTCCAGGCGCTCGGCGCTGTGGTGCATCTGGTGGAAGGTGCGCCAGAGCAGGTCCGATGCATGCATCGCACGGTGCCAGAGGTACACACCCAGTTCGTAGACGAGCAGGCCGACGACCGTCCCGGCGGCAATGCCGAGACCGCTCAGGTCAACGAGCTGCCAGGAGGCGAGTTGTTCGGTCCACAGATAGGGCAGGTAGGAGGAGAGCAGGAAGTACCCGGCGAAGGCGAGCAGTCCCTTCCACTTCCATCCTTTCACCGGTGGCAGGACGCGGGCAGGGAAGAGGCTTTCACAGAGGATGAGCCCACCGTAGATGAGGTGGACCATGATGCTGACCGGATCGGTCAGGAGTTGAAGCAGCGTGGGCATGGACGTGTGTGTGGATGAACGGGAAGTGGATGTTTCAAAGGGAGGGTGCCGGCATCGGCTCCGGTGTGGTCAAGGGTGCGGTGGCTGGCCCCGGCCACGATGCCTGCACGGTGTCCAGCAGTTCCAGCGGTGCGGCCAGCGGGGGGATCGGTGCACTGCCGGAAGGTTGGCGCAGGATGCGCAGGCGGATGGTCGGTGTTCGGCCCTGGTGGCCCACCAGCAGGTCCATGGTCACCGCCCGGCCGCGCAGCGTGCCGCAGTAGGTCACACGGAACACCCGGTCGGAGATCGGAACGGGTTCGCCCATGCGAAGGAGTCGCGTGCCCACGGGCTCGATCCAGTGGGGCGGGGCCATGTCCTCCCATGCGTCATGGGGAAACGGTCCCCGGTCGGCCAGCAGAAGCGAACGATCGGGGAGGGCGAAGGCGATCACGTCGGCTTCCGCAGCCCCCGGGACTTCATCGACGAAGTGAACGTTGCTGATGCTGCGTTGGATGGCCGCATCCGCGTCGGCGATGAAGTGCAGTGGTGTGGATCGTCGCGATGTGGGATCGTTAGTGGAAGAGCTGATGCAAAGGAGCAAAGTGAGCAGGACCATGGTCGTCTGGCGGTTGTTGTCGAACTTTCGAGGGCAAAACTCCCCCGGTCGCGGGCCTTGGATCAACGCCATCCGTGCAAGGGACCGGCGAAACGTGCCATTCCATGCAGCAGGAACCCGTACGCGTGGCCATTCTGGTGTTCCCGGCCTCCACGGCGTCCATCGTGCATGGCCTGTACGACCTGTTCCACGCGGCCGGCAGGGACTATGAGTCCATGGTGGGGAAGCCGGTGCGCGAGGATCTCTTTGAGCCCCGGATCGTGGCCGCACGGAGCGGGACGTTCTCACTGATGAACGGCCTCACCACCACGGTCCAGGTGCCCATCGCAGAGGCTGGCGTCCCCGACATCATCTGCGTGCCCGAGGTGGTGGCCACGCCGGAGGAGCCGATGGAGGGCCGCTTCGAGATGGAGATGGACTGGTTGCGGCGGTGCTATGCCCAGGGATCCATTCTCGCATCCGCGTGTACCGGTGCCCTGCTGCTGGCCGAGGCCGGCCTGTTGGATGAACATGAAGGCACCACCCATTGGGCCTTCTGCGATGTGATGCAGCAGCGGCATCCGCGTGTGCGCGTGAGGCCGAAAAGCGCCCTGGTGATGGCCGGTGAAGCCCAGCGGCTGGTGATGGCCGGTGGTGGCACCTCCTGGCTGGACCTGGCGCTCTACCTCATCGCCCGCAAGGCCGGTGTGGACACCGCCATGAACGTGGCGCGTGTGAGCATGATCGACTGGCATGTGAGCGGCCAGCAGCCCTATGCCACGGTGACCAGCTTGCGGCAGAGCCCCGATGGCGTCATCGCGAAATGCCAGACCTGGGCCGCGGAACGCTTCCACGAGGCCTCGCCCGTAGCCGGCATGGTACAGGTGAGCGGGCTGCCGGAACGCACCTTCAAACCGCGCTTCAAACAGGCCACCGGGCAGACGCCCCTGGAATACATCCACGCCCTGCGCATCGAAGAGGCGAAACGCCTGTTGGAGGTCAGCGACGAGCCCGTGGAGGCCATCGCCTTGGAATGCGGCTACGAGGATGCCGGTTTCTTCAACCGCATGTTCAAGCGCAGGGTGCAGCTCACGCCGGGCCAGTACCGCAAGCGCTTCGGCGGCATGCGCCGCGAACTCGCCGCGCGCATCTGAACCGACCGGTCTGTTCCGTACGAGGCTCGATCGAGCAAGGCCAACTGCCTGTCACAGTTCTCTGTAATTAACCAAATGGTTTAATACGTTTGCCGCACCGGGATCCACGGAGCATGTCGTCAGCCCTCGCCACCGACCGCCTGAGCCGCACCTTCCACGCGTTGAGCGACCCCACGCGCCGGGCCATCCTGTCGCGGCTTTCCAGCGGTCCGGCCTCGGTGAACGAACTGGCGGCGCCGTTCGCCATGAGCCTGCCGGCGGTGAGCAAGCACTTGAAGGTGCTGGAGCGTGCGCAGCTGATCAAGCGCGGACGGGAGGCGCAATGGCGGCCCTGTGAGCTGAAGGCCGAGCCGCTGAAGGAGGTGGATGCGTGGGTCGAGCAATACCGTGCGATGTGGGAGGCCCGTTTCGATCGGTTGGATGCGTACCTGCAGGAACTGCAGGGCAGGAAACCCCGGAGATGATGCGGCTGGAACACCTGCTGATCGATGAGCCGGTGGCGGCGCCGACCGGAGCGCGAGCCGACCGTGGACCAGGCGAGGGGCTTGTGTTCCGGCGAGCGTACCACGCCAGGCCGGAGCGGATCATGCACCATTGGTTGGATCCGAAGCTGCGCGAACGCTGGCTGCCGCTGCCGGCCAACGCCCGGATGGTCCCGCTGATGCAGGTGATCCCCGCCTCGCTCCGCGCCCAGCTCTCCGATGGGGTGCATTCGGCGGGGATCGAACTGCTGCTGAGCGACGATGGCCCCATCACCCTGCTCCAGCTCACCATCACCCCGCACGAGCCGTTGACACGCGCCATGTTGATCGACGCCGGCCACGCGGACCGTTGGGAGGAAACGCTGTACGCATTGGCGGATCAACTGGCACATTGACCCATGGCGTCCACGTCACAGCTCATCGGCGATCGGGAGATCATCATCACCCGCCACATGCGTGCGCCGCGAGCACTGGTGTGGAAGGCCTGCACGGAGCCCGGGCACATCGATCGCTGGTGGGGGCCGGACGGCTTCACCAATCGCACCCTCCGCATGGACTTCCGCGTGGGCGGCGAGTGGGCCTACACCATGACCGGTCCGGACGGCACCGTGTGGCCCAACCTGATCACCTACCGCGAGATCGAGCCCATCAGCCGCATCGCCTATGACCACGGAGACCCGGAGGATCCCAGGCAGTTCGAGGCCGAGCTGCGCTTCGAGGCGAAGGACGGCGGCACGCTGGTGACGCTGCGCACCGTGTTCCCGACCAGGGAGGCGCGCGATCTTGTGGTGGAGCGATACGGCGCCATGGAGGGTGGGAAGCAGACGCTCGCCCACCTGGATGAATACACAAGGAACCTGAGCATGGAGACCCCATGAACAAGCAAGCCCTCTTCAATTTCATCGTCGCGAAGGAGGACAGGTCCATCACGGTGGAGCGCTCCTTCGCCGCTCCCTTGGACCTGGTCTGGAGCGCATGGACCGATCCGGCGATCCTCTGCCAGTGGTGGGCGCCGAAGCCGTATGCATGCGTGATCACGTCGCTCGACCTCCGGGCGGGTGGCCGCTGGTCGTACTACATGCAGGGCCCCGAGGGCGATCGCCATTATTGCTTCTTCGACTATGAGACCGTGGTGCCGAAGTCCTCGTTCTCCGGTGCCGATGGCTTCTGCGACGAACAGGGGGTGATCAACACGGAGATGCCCAGGATGAAGTGGGAGAGCCGCTTCAGTGCGTCCGAAGGGGGCACCTTGGTCAGGGTCGTGATCCACTTCGAAGCCCCGGAGGACCTGGAGAAGATCATCGGGATGGGCTTCAAGGAAGGCTTCACCAAGGGCTTGGAGCAGTTGGAGGAGCTCTTCGCGAACACCACCTTCTACCACGGCACGAAGTCCGATCTGCGGCTGGGCGATCGGATCGAGCCCGGCTTCAATTCCAACTACGGCCAGCAGAAGACCGCCAAGTACGTGTACCTGACCGCCACCCTGGATGCCGCCACATGGGGCGCAGAGCTGGCCCAGGGCGAAGGGCGTGGCCGGATCTACATCGTGGAGCCCACGGGCCATTTCGAGAACGACCCCAACCTCACGGACAAGAAGTTCCCGGGGAATCCGACGCGCTCCTACCGCACCAAGGCCGCCTTGCGCGTGGTGGGGGAGGTGACCGATTGGTAAGGTCACCCGCACGAACAGCTCCAGGCCATGAAGGACCATCTCGCGCGGCTGAAGGAGCAAGGCATTGAAGCGATCGAGGACTAAGAGGCCATCCATTGGACCACCCATGAGCACCATGACCCGCATCACCGTCACCGCACTTGTCGCGAAGCCCGTGGCCCACGTCTGGACCATCTGGGCCGATCCGGCGCACATCATGCAATGGAACGCCGCCAACGATGAGTGGCACTGTCCCAAGGCCAGCAACGACCTGCGCAAGGGCGGGTCGTTCAGCAGCACCATGGCCGCGCGCGATGGCAGCTTCAGCTTCGACTTCGAAGGCGTGTACGACGACGTGCAGCTTCATCGGCGCATCGCCTATACCATTAGCGATGGACGCACCTGTGAGATCCTGTTCGAGGAGAAGGCTGACGGCACGCTGGTGACCGAATCCTTCGATGCGGAATCGCAGAACCCGGTGGAGATGCAACGGGCCGGCTGGCAGGCCATCCTGGACCGCTTCAAAGCGTATGCGGAGGCGCAGGCGTGATGCATCACCATACATCACGCACCTCATGAGCACCAAGGTCGAGATCGTTCCCCACGGGGATCGCGCGATCCGCATCACGCGCACCTTCCAGGCACCGCGCACCATGGTCTTCGATGCGATGACCACGGCCGATAGGATGTTGAACTGGTTCCATGGCGCGCCCGGTTGGACGCTTGTGCGGTGCGAGATCGACCTGCGGGTGGGCGGCACCTACCGCTGGGTGTGGCGAAATGCCGACGGACAGGAGATGGGCATGGGCGGCATGTACAAGGAGATCGTCCGGCCCGAACGCCTCGTGACCACGGAGAAGTTCGACCAAGCGTGGTATCCCGGCGAGGCCGTGGGAACGATGGTGCTGACCGAAGAGGGCGGAAGGACCTTGATGACCTTGACCGTTGAGTACGAGTCACCGACCGCACGCGATGGTGTACTTGCCGCGGAATTGGCGGACGGGATGGAGTTCGGCTACCAGCGCCTTGATCAATTCCTGTGGCAACGCTGATCCATCATGAACGCGCGCTTCGACCCTGCCGTGAACGCCTTGCTGGATGCGCATGATCACCCCTTGCGCAAGGAGATCGATGAGCTGCGCTGCATCATCCTCGGCGTCGACAGGTCGATCGAGGAAGGCGTGAAATGGAACACGGCCAGCTTCAGGACCGAAGACTGGTTCGCCACGCTGAACGGCCCGAAGCAGGTGAAGGAGCCGATGCTGATCCTGCACGCGGGCGCCAAGGCCAAAGGCCTCGTGCTGAAGGACCGGATCCCCGATCCGGAAGGCCTGATCACCTGGCTTGGCAACGACCGCGCGCAGATCGTCTTCCGGAATGCCACGGACATCATCGTGAACAAGAACGCCCTGTGCGCCGTCGTCAGCGCCTGGATCAAGCTCATCCGACCATGATCACCACACCCGAGATCGTCACCATCACCGAACAGCCTGCCGCCACCATCCACCTGGTGATCCCCGGCATGGAGATGCCCCTGCACATGGACCCCGCGATCCAGGAGATCCTCGCGCTCCTGGGCGAGCAGGGCCAACAGCCCGCCGGACCGATGTTCAGTTACCACCACCGCCGCCCCAGCGACACCTTCGACTTCGAGATCGGCTTCCCGGTATCGAGTGCGATCAAGGAGGAGGGGCGTGTGCGGAACAGCGCCCTGCCGGCGGGGAGGGTGGTGCGCGCCGTGTACCAAGGGCCCTATGAGCGGCTCGGCGATGCCTGGCGTGCGCTACAGGACTGGGTGCGGGCGCAGGAGCTTCCCGAGAGCGGGCGGTTCTATGAGCGTTACCTGAACAACCCGGAGGAGGTCGCCGACCCGAAGGACCACCGCACCGAACTGAACTGGTGCATCGGCTGAGCCGCATGAACGCGATCGACCATTACCTCGCCGCCCTTCCGGACACGCAGCGGGACGCACTGCAGCGGCTGCGCAAGCTGGTCCATGCGGCGGCACCCGGCACGGAGGAGCACTTCGCATACGGCGTCCCCGCCTTCAGGTACAACGGCCACCCCTTGCTCTACCTCGGCGCGTCGAAGCACCATTGCGGGCTCTACGGTTCGGTGCCGGTCGGGTTCAGGGAGCGGCTGAGGGATTTCGAGGTGAGCAAGGGCGCGATCCGCTTCACCCCGGAGAAGCCCCTGCCCGCCGACCTGGTGAAGGCCATCGTGAAGGCCAGGGTGGCGGAGATCGAGCTGCGGTGGCCGGTGAAGGCGAAGAAGAGCACGGTGCGCAAGGCCGCGCCAGGGAAATGAGCAACGAACCGCTCTCCGACCGCGAGGTGCGCACTTCGCGTGTGATCGCCGCTCCGCGGGAGCGCGTCTTCGCCGCATGGACCGATCCCGCGTCGCTTGCGCGGTGGTGGGGGCCGAAGGGCTTCACGAGCACCTTCCATCGCTTTGAGCCGGAGCCCGATGGCATCTGGGAGTTCACCATGCATGGCCCGGACGACAGGGCCTTCCGCAACACCTGCATCTTCACACGGGTGGAGCCGCCGGGCTATCTGGAGTTCGATCACCTGAAGGAGATGCACTTCTACACGGCGATGGTGCGCTTCACGGAGGTGACCGGTGGCACGGAGGTCGACTGGACCATGCGCTTCGAAACCGCAGAGGAGCTGGCCCCCATCCGCAGCTTCATCCAACAGGCCAACGAAGAGAACATGGACCGGCTCGAAGCCTTGCTCCGCCACCCTTGACCCCCACATCATCCGGTCCACGACCAGGGATCCCCGACCCATGAACACGCTCAACCTCACCTATTGGATCATCACCGGCCTCTTCAGTGGTTTCATGATCTTCTCGAGCATCGGCGGCATCACCCTGATGCCCGAGGCCGTGGCCATGCTGCACGACCATTTGGGCTATCCGCTGTATTTCATCCAGCTCATTTCATACGCCAAGGTGTTGGGCGCCATGGCGATCCTGCTGCCGATGGTGCCGGCCCGGGTGAAGGAGTGGGCGTACTTCGGCTTCTTCATCGATCTGGTGGCGGCCGTGATCTCGTTCATCGCCGTGGGTGATCCGGTCACGGGCTGGGCGCCGATGCTGCTCTTCATCGGTGTGCTGGCCTGGGCGTATGTGCTGCACCATCGAAGGCTGATCGCTCGCGTCGCCGGATGAACGATCCTTCCGCTTCCTTTGAGGCATGGACCCGATCACCGCCCAACGCGCTCGCAACCAGGTGAGCACCCCTGCACCGGACGAGATCCGCATCACCCGGGTCTTCGACGCCCCGCAGCAGCTGGTGTGGGAGGCCTGGACCACCCCCGCGATGCTTGTGCATTGGTTCGGGTGCGCGGTGTTCAGCACCGTGGATGCCGCCACCGATCTGCGCGCGGGTGGTTCGTGGCGCGTCGTGCTGCGCACCCCCGATGGCGAGGACATCCCCTGCTACGGCACGTACACCGCGGTGCGCCCCATCGACCATCTCGCCTTCACGCACCAATGGGAGAAGCAGCCCGTGGACGTGAATCCGGCGCACCACCGCACGCTGGTGGAGGTGGACCTGCACGGGGAAGGTCCCCGCACACGCCTGGAGTTCCGCCAGACAGGCCTTGCCACGGAGCCCTCACGCGACAGCCACATCGGCGGCTGGTGCGACAGTATGGATGCGCTGGCCGTGCAGCTCGGAAGGATGGTCCCCTCCGAACGTGGTTGAAGCGGGACGCAGGTGCCGGCCGCCCTTCGCACCTTCGCGGCATGGATCCCCGTGCCACCGCCTTCCTCCGCCTGTTGACGATCATGGACGAGCTGCGCGCCCAATGTCCATGGGACAGGAAACAGACCATGGAGACGCTGCGGCCGCTCACGATCGAAGAGACCTACGAGCTGGGCGATGCCATCCTGGAGAACGACCTGCAGGAGGTGAAGAAGGAGCTGGGCGACCTGCTTCTGCACATGGTGTTCTACGCCAAGATCGGCAGTGAGCAGGGGGCCTTCGACATCACCGATGTGCTGAACGGCATCTGCGAGAAGCTCATCCACCGGCATCCGCACATTTACGGGGACGTGAAGGTGGCCGACGAGGAGGAGGTGAAGGCCAACTGGGAGAAGATCAAGCTGGCGGAGAAGGCCAAGGCGGGGGGCACTGCCAAGAGCGTGTTGGAAGGCGTGCCGAAAGGGCTGCCCTCGCTGGTGAAGGCCATCCGCATCCAGGACAAGGCGCGCGGGGTGGGCTTTGACTGGGAGCATCGCGACCAGGTCTGGGAGAAGATGCACGAGGAACTGGGCGAGCTCAAGCGCGAGGTGGAGGCGGGCTCCGCGAGGCAGGCCGACGAAGTGGGCGACGTGCTCTTCAGCATCGTGAACTACGCCCGCTTCCTCGGGGTCGATCCGGATGAGGCGCTGGAACGCACCAACCGCAAGTTCATCCGCCGCTTCCAGTTCCTGGAGCGCGAGAGCGCCCGTGACGGTCGACGGCTGGGTGAGATGACCCTGGCGGAGATGGATGCGTACTGGGAGCGGGCGAAGGCGCTCGACGGATGAGGCGCCCCATTGGATGCGTTCGCAGCACGGCACGGGACCGTTCTCATGACACGGCCGTGTCGGACCCGCGGCACGCAGCACCGATCTTTGCCCCGTGGTCCGTGGTCCCCGTTTCTTCCTGATCGCGCTCGCGCTGGCGGCGGGCACGGGTTCACAGGCCCAATGCGTGAACCCCATCGCCGCCTTCCCCTACAACGAAGGGTTCGAGAACGGGCCGCAGTGGACCGCCGGCGGCATCAGCAGTGACTGGGCCTGGGGCACGCCGGCGCACCCGTCGATCAACAGCGCCGGGGGCGGGCTGCGCAGCTGGTGCGTGGGCGGCCTCACGGGCACCTTCTACAACTACGGTCAGCTGAGCTGGCTGGAGAGCCCGTGCTTCGACATGTCCGCGCTGGATCACCCCTGGATCTCCTTCAAGATCTTCTGGGAGTGCGAACGGCAGTACGATGGCATGGTCTTCCAGCTCTCGCTGAACGGGGGACAGAACTGGAGCAACGTGGGGGCCTGGGGCGATCCGGTGGACTGCCTCAACGACAACTGGTTCAACGCGGGCAACATCACCAACCTCACGTCGGCGAGCCCCAAGCATGGATGGAG is a window encoding:
- a CDS encoding TonB-dependent receptor, encoding MARGTTTTDDGRYELKVPAGVELLLRFSFAGSTQDRRITVRAGERQRLDVELPVNTLGQVDVRSGDSERDAGITVLDAKLTRFMPSPMGGVEALLSGQLGVVMRNELSSGYSVRGGNFDENLVYVNGIEVYRPFLVRAGQQEGLSFPNPDLIERIHFSAGGFEARYGDKLSSVLDITYKRPKGFAGSAMASLQGGAIHLESAMLKKRLRQITGFRYRTNAYLLRSLDTRGEYDPRYLDLQSYWTYDLSDKVELGFLGLYSSNQYRLIPQSRQTEFGNFNQALRFTVFFEGRERTEFDTWSGALNLNWKAGKDALLKFTVSAFDTRETETFDVLGQYFLDELDRDLGSDQFGEVVRNLGVGGYLDHARNDLSAQVITVAHRGYKQLRKSYLQWGIDGRRETISDRLSEWTMVDSADYSIPQSSGEDLELSYVLKSRAELESYRASAYVQNAWTWETLPGRSWGLNAGLRANWWSYNQETVVSPRLRATYAPGWTRVTHKGDTVDRRHRFWFATGLYYQPPFYRELRGFDGQLNPDIRAQRSIHFLLGWERELRIFQRPFKLTTEAYYKLMDNVIPYEVDNVRIRYYGRNNAKAYAMGLDLKLNGELIPGIESWAGVSVMTVQEDLLDDFYYLRFNAAGDTIRPGYTFDQVAVDSTRIEPGYIPKPTDQRVNFALYFQDEMPRWPTFKVHLNLVFGTRLPFGPPNDDRYSDTLRTGLYRRVDIGFSKQLLGARGQEKKGFLRHINDMWVSVEVFNLLNINNTIDYTWVQDVGGRFYAIPDNLTPRRLNVKLIAWF
- a CDS encoding DsbA family protein — its product is MSPLSTLAATTLLLCGLPCTARPHEVPDTTAMPDERPVLLYVMDPLCGWCYAFGHELDTVLAQMADSIDVQLVLGGMVTGDREGPMGDMAGYILGAIPRLESYTGVRIGEPYKEQLRLGTRWSSSVPPSLAIAAFRTLAPERTVAFAHEVQHACFRDGLDLNDKALYPTLAARHGVEGSALARAMADPAAKLAFEADMRRSADLGVQGFPAVFLVHKGSTRPVSSGYRSAADLRAAVRAALQAR
- a CDS encoding sterol desaturase family protein, with protein sequence MPTLLQLLTDPVSIMVHLIYGGLILCESLFPARVLPPVKGWKWKGLLAFAGYFLLSSYLPYLWTEQLASWQLVDLSGLGIAAGTVVGLLVYELGVYLWHRAMHASDLLWRTFHQMHHSAERLDTFGAYWFSPMDTLGWTVVNSLCLTLLVGIDPQATVYVIYITTFLGVFQHSNIRTPHWLGYLVQRPESHSRHHERGVHSGNYTDLPLMDMLFGTFHNPKDFARETGFRPGDSGRLREMLTFKDISIDDRPGIGPWLEDGITADELVRKRA
- a CDS encoding helix-turn-helix domain-containing protein, which produces MQQEPVRVAILVFPASTASIVHGLYDLFHAAGRDYESMVGKPVREDLFEPRIVAARSGTFSLMNGLTTTVQVPIAEAGVPDIICVPEVVATPEEPMEGRFEMEMDWLRRCYAQGSILASACTGALLLAEAGLLDEHEGTTHWAFCDVMQQRHPRVRVRPKSALVMAGEAQRLVMAGGGTSWLDLALYLIARKAGVDTAMNVARVSMIDWHVSGQQPYATVTSLRQSPDGVIAKCQTWAAERFHEASPVAGMVQVSGLPERTFKPRFKQATGQTPLEYIHALRIEEAKRLLEVSDEPVEAIALECGYEDAGFFNRMFKRRVQLTPGQYRKRFGGMRRELAARI
- a CDS encoding winged helix-turn-helix transcriptional regulator, encoding MSSALATDRLSRTFHALSDPTRRAILSRLSSGPASVNELAAPFAMSLPAVSKHLKVLERAQLIKRGREAQWRPCELKAEPLKEVDAWVEQYRAMWEARFDRLDAYLQELQGRKPRR
- a CDS encoding SRPBCC domain-containing protein encodes the protein MASTSQLIGDREIIITRHMRAPRALVWKACTEPGHIDRWWGPDGFTNRTLRMDFRVGGEWAYTMTGPDGTVWPNLITYREIEPISRIAYDHGDPEDPRQFEAELRFEAKDGGTLVTLRTVFPTREARDLVVERYGAMEGGKQTLAHLDEYTRNLSMETP
- a CDS encoding SRPBCC family protein, whose translation is MSTMTRITVTALVAKPVAHVWTIWADPAHIMQWNAANDEWHCPKASNDLRKGGSFSSTMAARDGSFSFDFEGVYDDVQLHRRIAYTISDGRTCEILFEEKADGTLVTESFDAESQNPVEMQRAGWQAILDRFKAYAEAQA
- a CDS encoding SRPBCC family protein, which gives rise to MSTKVEIVPHGDRAIRITRTFQAPRTMVFDAMTTADRMLNWFHGAPGWTLVRCEIDLRVGGTYRWVWRNADGQEMGMGGMYKEIVRPERLVTTEKFDQAWYPGEAVGTMVLTEEGGRTLMTLTVEYESPTARDGVLAAELADGMEFGYQRLDQFLWQR